One genomic window of Xanthobacter dioxanivorans includes the following:
- a CDS encoding helix-turn-helix domain-containing protein: MSRPVVAAVAFDGISPFHLSVPCLVFGEDRTDLGLPAFDFRVCALKEGARPDGALRTDAGLTLSTPHGLEGIEGADMVIVPSWKDLAAPVPAALVEALRRAHGRGALLVGLCLGTFAIAATGLLSGRRATTHWAYMDELRALHPDITPEPDMLYVDTGDVVTSAGVAAGLDCCLHIVRARYGAEAAMRLARRIVLSPHRQGGQAQFIERPLTPAASADRFARTLEAVRATLGESHGLDRVARAAGLTRRTFTRRFHKSMGTSFGDWITHQRLEQAQRLLETTSRTVEAIAFETGFGTAAALRQHFAAKLGTSPTLYRRTFSNTAPAGP, encoded by the coding sequence ATGTCCCGTCCCGTGGTCGCCGCCGTCGCCTTTGACGGCATCAGCCCTTTCCACCTCTCGGTGCCCTGCCTGGTGTTCGGCGAGGACCGCACGGACCTCGGCCTACCGGCGTTCGATTTCCGGGTCTGCGCCCTGAAGGAGGGAGCCCGGCCGGACGGCGCGCTGCGCACCGATGCGGGGCTGACCCTGTCCACCCCGCACGGCCTGGAAGGCATCGAGGGCGCCGACATGGTGATCGTGCCCAGCTGGAAGGATCTCGCCGCGCCGGTGCCGGCGGCGCTGGTGGAGGCGCTGCGCCGGGCCCACGGGCGCGGCGCGCTGCTGGTCGGCCTGTGCCTCGGCACCTTCGCCATTGCCGCCACCGGCCTCCTGTCCGGCCGCCGGGCGACGACGCACTGGGCCTATATGGACGAGTTACGCGCCCTCCACCCGGACATCACGCCCGAACCGGACATGCTCTACGTGGACACCGGCGACGTGGTCACCTCCGCCGGCGTGGCGGCCGGGCTCGATTGCTGCCTCCATATCGTGCGGGCGCGCTATGGCGCGGAGGCGGCCATGCGGCTCGCCCGGCGCATCGTGCTCTCGCCGCATCGGCAGGGCGGGCAGGCGCAGTTCATCGAGCGCCCGCTGACGCCGGCGGCGAGCGCCGACCGCTTCGCCCGCACGCTCGAGGCGGTGCGGGCGACGCTCGGCGAAAGCCACGGGCTCGACCGTGTGGCCCGGGCCGCGGGCCTCACCCGCCGGACCTTCACCCGCAGGTTCCACAAATCCATGGGCACCAGCTTCGGCGACTGGATCACCCACCAGCGGCTGGAGCAGGCGCAACGCCTGCTGGAGACCACCAGCCGCACGGTCGAGGCCATCGCCTTCGAGACCGGCTTCGGCACCGCCGCCGCCCTGCGCCAGCATTTCGCGGCGAAGCTCGGGACCTCGCCCACGCTCTACCGGCGCACCTTCTCGAACACCGCTCCAGCGGGCCCGTGA
- a CDS encoding N-acetylmuramoyl-L-alanine amidase — MLAAFGLGILGALATLGSAAMLATRPALAASDAEDAPPAIVREARLAGDARRTRLVLDLDRATEFRVFTLANPSRVILDLSNVHFALAPDAPPTGRGLVSAFRFGVFAPGKARMVLEVTGPVAVDKAFVLEALDDQPARLVVDLVKTDPDTFARGTASVTEQRAAAAPAMPAPAPAAPAGDERPVVVVDPGHGGIDSGTTGYSAFTEKTIVLEIALALRDKLERTGAVRVVLTRSTDTFIPLGERVRLARNNRAALFISLHADALARGDGQARGASVYTLADTASDADAARLAESENKADLIAGVDLSEETDEVAGILVDLAQRETRNFSARVAHTLVGSMKGAVRLHRTPLKSAGFRVLRAHDVPSVLVELGYMSSPEDRKDLTSDAWRERVTDAMSQAIIRFFAARGPLTSAAPDGDPAGR; from the coding sequence GTGCTTGCGGCCTTCGGATTGGGGATCCTCGGCGCCCTGGCGACACTTGGTTCCGCGGCGATGCTCGCCACCCGCCCCGCCCTCGCCGCTTCCGATGCGGAAGACGCCCCGCCGGCCATCGTCCGCGAGGCACGGCTGGCGGGCGACGCGCGGCGCACCCGCCTCGTCCTCGACCTGGACCGCGCGACGGAATTCCGCGTCTTCACCCTCGCCAACCCGTCCCGCGTCATCCTCGATCTGTCCAACGTGCACTTCGCCCTGGCGCCCGACGCCCCGCCGACGGGCCGTGGCCTCGTTTCAGCCTTTCGATTCGGCGTGTTCGCCCCCGGCAAGGCGCGCATGGTGCTGGAGGTGACCGGGCCGGTCGCCGTCGACAAGGCCTTCGTGCTGGAGGCGCTGGACGACCAGCCCGCCCGGCTGGTGGTGGACCTGGTGAAGACTGATCCGGATACCTTCGCACGCGGCACGGCGAGCGTGACCGAGCAGCGCGCCGCCGCGGCCCCCGCCATGCCGGCGCCGGCGCCCGCCGCGCCGGCCGGGGACGAGCGGCCGGTGGTGGTGGTGGATCCCGGCCATGGCGGGATCGATTCCGGCACCACCGGCTACAGCGCCTTCACCGAGAAGACCATCGTGCTGGAGATCGCCCTCGCCCTGCGCGACAAGCTGGAGCGTACCGGCGCCGTGCGGGTGGTGCTCACGCGGTCCACCGATACCTTCATTCCTTTGGGCGAGCGGGTGCGCCTGGCGCGGAACAACCGCGCCGCCCTCTTCATCTCCCTGCACGCCGACGCGCTCGCGCGCGGCGACGGGCAGGCGCGCGGGGCCAGCGTCTACACCCTGGCCGACACCGCGAGCGATGCCGATGCCGCCCGCCTCGCCGAGAGCGAGAACAAGGCCGACCTGATCGCCGGCGTGGACCTCTCGGAGGAGACCGACGAGGTGGCGGGCATTCTGGTGGACCTCGCCCAGCGCGAGACGCGCAATTTCTCGGCCCGGGTCGCCCATACCCTGGTGGGCAGCATGAAGGGCGCGGTGCGCCTGCATCGCACGCCGCTGAAGTCCGCCGGCTTCCGCGTGCTGCGCGCGCACGACGTGCCGTCGGTGCTGGTCGAGCTCGGCTACATGTCGAGCCCGGAGGACCGCAAGGACCTGACCTCGGACGCCTGGCGCGAGCGCGTCACCGATGCCATGTCGCAGGCCATCATCCGCTTCTTCGCCGCGCGCGGCCCCCTCACCTCGGCCGCGCCCGACGGCGACCCCGCCGGGCGCTGA
- a CDS encoding IclR family transcriptional regulator, with translation MAEHVAPDLAEDAIPAAATTKSARRALEILEFFATEHRPATVAELAATLNYPQSSTSVLLKELARLGYLERRAGDRSFSPTLRVMLLGAWLQDRLIGRGNLLGLMQDLRHRTNCTVLVGMQRGVQVQYILALRRRRGNDRLRSGLLRPICHAAIGRALVMVKPRSEIELIVRRANAGNKDPALHVVPADFLAEMAESRKRGWAGSSGRIGHGVGVLAMPLPPLAEHPALALGLGGPTVTLNRQRDVLIGEMRAVCEALKAAPDAPDLVPPEG, from the coding sequence ATGGCTGAGCACGTCGCACCGGATCTCGCCGAGGATGCGATCCCCGCCGCCGCAACGACAAAATCGGCCCGTCGAGCGCTGGAAATCCTCGAATTCTTCGCCACGGAGCACCGCCCCGCCACGGTGGCCGAGCTCGCGGCGACCCTCAACTATCCGCAATCGAGCACGTCTGTCCTGCTCAAGGAGCTGGCTCGCCTCGGTTATCTGGAGCGCCGCGCGGGAGACCGCAGTTTCAGCCCCACGCTGCGCGTCATGCTGCTGGGAGCCTGGCTACAGGACCGGCTCATCGGTCGGGGCAACCTCCTCGGCCTTATGCAGGACCTGAGACACCGCACCAATTGCACTGTGCTCGTGGGCATGCAGCGGGGCGTGCAGGTGCAGTATATCCTGGCGCTGCGCCGGCGCCGCGGCAACGACCGGCTGCGGTCCGGCCTGCTTCGCCCCATCTGCCACGCGGCCATCGGCCGGGCCCTCGTGATGGTGAAGCCGCGCTCCGAGATCGAGCTGATCGTGCGCCGCGCCAATGCCGGGAACAAGGATCCGGCGCTGCACGTGGTCCCTGCCGACTTCCTGGCGGAGATGGCCGAGAGCCGCAAGCGCGGATGGGCCGGCAGCAGCGGCCGCATCGGGCATGGCGTGGGCGTGCTCGCCATGCCCCTGCCACCCCTGGCGGAGCATCCCGCCCTCGCTCTCGGGCTCGGCGGACCCACGGTGACGCTCAACCGGCAGCGGGATGTGCTGATCGGCGAGATGCGTGCCGTCTGCGAGGCGCTGAAGGCGGCGCCGGATGCCCCCGATCTCGTCCCACCAGAAGGCTGA
- a CDS encoding cysteine hydrolase family protein, with protein sequence MASQVSTNPPPRRALVVVDVQNDYDGGNLAIQHPPFGDSLRNVARAMDAAATAGIPVVVVRQLAPAESPIFAKGSHGADLHPEIARRPHAHLVEKTLPSAFTGTDLAAWLSSHAIQTLTVVGYMTHNCILSTIVHAVHMGFQVEFLADAAGSVPYANSAGHASAADIHRVVGVVLQSRFAAVLHTGAWIEGLASDRLPERDTIHASHQRALALEAV encoded by the coding sequence ATGGCATCGCAGGTCAGCACCAATCCCCCGCCGCGCCGCGCCCTCGTCGTGGTCGACGTGCAGAACGACTATGACGGCGGCAACCTGGCGATCCAGCATCCGCCGTTCGGCGACAGCCTGCGCAACGTGGCCCGGGCCATGGATGCGGCGGCCACCGCCGGCATCCCCGTCGTGGTGGTCCGGCAGCTCGCGCCCGCCGAGAGCCCGATCTTCGCCAAGGGCAGCCACGGCGCCGATCTGCATCCCGAGATCGCCCGGCGACCCCACGCCCATCTCGTGGAAAAGACGCTGCCGAGCGCGTTCACCGGCACCGACCTGGCAGCGTGGTTGAGCTCGCATGCGATCCAGACGCTGACCGTCGTGGGCTACATGACCCACAATTGCATCCTGTCGACCATCGTCCACGCGGTGCATATGGGCTTTCAGGTGGAGTTCCTGGCGGACGCCGCCGGCTCGGTGCCCTATGCCAACAGCGCCGGGCATGCGTCGGCCGCGGACATCCACCGGGTGGTCGGCGTGGTCCTGCAATCGCGCTTCGCGGCGGTGCTCCATACCGGGGCGTGGATCGAGGGGCTCGCCAGCGACCGGCTGCCGGAGCGCGACACCATCCACGCCTCGCACCAGCGGGCCCTCGCTCTGGAAGCCGTGTAA
- a CDS encoding tripartite tricarboxylate transporter TctB family protein yields MSSPFRSALRSADLLSGVFFAGVGLGVTVISRNYELGSLARVGPGLFPMMLGILLTGIGVIIALRALPAQDEKNRVRLALRPVACLIGAVLVFMLLVERAGFAPAAFFSSALAMLASRDARPVKVLVVSTALTALSLATFILALGMPIRALAW; encoded by the coding sequence ATGTCATCGCCTTTCCGATCCGCCCTTCGCTCGGCCGATCTGCTCTCCGGCGTGTTCTTCGCCGGGGTTGGTCTCGGCGTCACCGTCATATCCCGGAACTACGAGCTCGGAAGCCTCGCCCGGGTTGGCCCCGGCCTCTTCCCCATGATGCTCGGCATCCTGCTCACCGGCATCGGCGTCATCATCGCGCTGCGCGCGCTGCCGGCGCAGGACGAGAAGAACAGGGTTCGCCTCGCGCTGCGGCCGGTCGCCTGCCTCATCGGCGCGGTGCTGGTGTTCATGCTGCTCGTGGAGCGGGCGGGCTTCGCCCCGGCGGCCTTCTTCTCCAGCGCCCTCGCCATGCTTGCGAGCCGTGACGCGCGGCCGGTGAAGGTGCTCGTCGTCTCCACCGCGCTGACCGCCCTCTCGCTCGCCACCTTCATCCTCGCGCTCGGCATGCCGATCCGCGCCCTGGCCTGGTGA
- a CDS encoding Rne/Rng family ribonuclease, whose amino-acid sequence MANKMLIDATHPEETRVVVVRGNRVEEFDYESASRKQLRGNIYLAKVTRVEPSLQAAFIEYGGNRHGFLAFSEIHPDYYQIPVADRLALIEEEERAARLAEDEVEVKERRRERGRSRRSNHDHSVSEAVEEAEVVAEAAKVEAADVDVAEVNVTEANSAEVVSAPVDVAPVEVANIDAPASFEAPGPAAEPAVPVPEHHAPSSVTDLLSAAEAVEASAELKEAAAEAEFGTPLPAPQEQHVADDEATRRWEAPEGETHPAPVLEGDDEAPSQARSRKHDDDEDEDEDDGDVDQIDEDEEIEHLGADEDALEEVPERAPQRRARSYKIQEVIRRRQVMLVQVVKEERGNKGAALTTYLSLAGRYSVLMPNTARGGGISRKITNAVDRKRLKDVVQDLEVPEGMGIILRTAGANRTKVEIKRDFEYLLRLWETVRELTLSSAAPNLVYEEGSLIKRAIRDLYNKDIDDIQVAGEEGYKEAKDFMRMLMPSHAKMVLPYREPQPIFARYGVEQQLDAMFSPVVQLKSGGYIVINPTEALVSIDVNSGRATREHHIEDTALKTNVEAAEEIARQLRLRDLAGLIVVDFIDMEEKRNNRAVERKLKDCLKNDRARIQIGRISHFGLLEMSRQRIRTGVLESSIEVCPHCGGTGHVRSAASVSLQLLRALEEQLLRSQTHNLIARTRTEVALYVLNQKRAHLRELEERFSVTLSIIADESVTGHQPFIIEKGEPAVPAPAAPRLSTVVQPDSILPDEDYLEEEDEEGVEEPAEAEADVESEAGAEPSGERTDENGRRRRRRRRRRGDRKEGREPGAEGEDEEDASAEAEAEDGEAEDDDRSEEERAADAERSDEENAERRRRRRGRRGGRRNRRERDGDAPLAAGEGDEPGEGDEEGEDAVGASVPVSDADAAELFTAGTPAEENPAGEISASEAPARRRTPAFVTQPVAAPLPVEAAPVPAATEKPAEDEAAVAPKPRRRSTVREKAPAILSSEAAVVPAPAEPSAAPAPAAEATDASVSASGEAPAPSGQEAGTREPAPQDTAPQDSVARDSEAQELANREPLIPVPAAPAADEPPAKPKSGWWQRKLFGG is encoded by the coding sequence ATGGCCAACAAGATGCTTATCGATGCGACCCATCCGGAGGAGACCCGGGTGGTGGTCGTGCGCGGGAACCGGGTCGAAGAGTTCGACTATGAGTCCGCGTCCCGCAAGCAGCTGCGGGGAAACATCTATCTCGCGAAGGTGACGCGAGTGGAGCCGTCGCTGCAGGCGGCGTTCATCGAATATGGCGGCAACCGCCACGGCTTCCTCGCCTTCAGCGAGATCCATCCCGACTATTACCAGATCCCGGTCGCCGACCGCCTCGCCTTGATCGAGGAGGAGGAGCGCGCTGCCCGCCTCGCCGAGGACGAGGTCGAGGTGAAGGAGCGTCGCCGCGAGCGCGGCCGGTCCCGCCGCTCGAACCACGATCACAGCGTGAGCGAAGCTGTCGAGGAAGCCGAGGTCGTCGCCGAGGCGGCCAAGGTCGAGGCGGCGGATGTCGACGTCGCGGAAGTCAACGTGACGGAAGCCAACTCGGCGGAAGTCGTTTCGGCGCCGGTCGATGTCGCGCCGGTTGAGGTCGCGAATATCGATGCGCCGGCCTCCTTCGAGGCGCCCGGGCCCGCTGCCGAGCCCGCCGTCCCCGTGCCGGAGCATCACGCTCCGTCGAGCGTCACCGACCTGCTGTCCGCCGCCGAGGCGGTGGAAGCCTCCGCCGAGCTGAAGGAAGCTGCGGCCGAGGCCGAGTTCGGCACCCCGCTGCCGGCGCCGCAGGAGCAGCACGTGGCCGACGACGAGGCCACCCGCCGCTGGGAGGCCCCCGAAGGCGAGACCCATCCTGCCCCCGTTCTCGAAGGCGATGACGAGGCCCCCTCCCAGGCCCGCAGCCGGAAGCACGACGACGATGAGGACGAGGATGAGGACGACGGCGACGTCGACCAGATCGACGAGGACGAGGAGATCGAGCATCTCGGCGCCGACGAGGACGCCCTGGAAGAGGTGCCCGAGCGCGCGCCGCAGCGCCGCGCCCGCTCCTACAAGATCCAGGAGGTCATCCGCCGCCGCCAGGTGATGCTGGTGCAGGTGGTGAAGGAGGAGCGCGGCAACAAGGGCGCCGCCCTGACCACCTACCTGTCGCTCGCCGGCCGCTATTCCGTGCTGATGCCCAATACCGCCCGCGGCGGCGGCATCTCCCGCAAGATCACCAATGCGGTGGACCGCAAGCGCCTGAAGGACGTGGTGCAGGATCTGGAGGTGCCGGAGGGGATGGGCATCATCCTGCGTACCGCCGGCGCCAACCGCACCAAGGTGGAGATCAAGCGCGACTTCGAATATCTCCTGCGCCTGTGGGAGACGGTGCGCGAGCTCACCCTCTCCTCCGCCGCGCCGAACCTTGTCTATGAGGAGGGCTCGCTGATCAAGCGGGCCATCCGCGACCTCTATAACAAGGACATCGACGACATCCAGGTGGCCGGCGAGGAAGGCTACAAGGAGGCCAAGGACTTCATGCGCATGCTCATGCCGAGCCATGCCAAGATGGTCCTGCCCTATCGCGAGCCCCAGCCCATCTTCGCCCGCTACGGCGTGGAGCAGCAGCTCGACGCCATGTTCTCGCCGGTGGTGCAGCTGAAGAGCGGCGGCTACATCGTCATCAACCCGACGGAAGCCCTGGTCTCCATCGACGTGAACTCCGGGCGCGCCACCCGCGAGCACCATATCGAGGACACCGCCCTCAAGACCAACGTGGAAGCCGCCGAGGAGATCGCCCGGCAGCTGCGCCTGCGCGACCTTGCCGGCCTCATCGTCGTCGATTTCATCGACATGGAGGAGAAGCGCAACAACCGGGCGGTGGAGCGCAAGCTCAAGGATTGCCTGAAGAACGACCGGGCGCGCATCCAGATCGGCCGCATCTCCCATTTCGGCCTGCTGGAGATGTCGCGCCAGCGCATCCGCACCGGCGTGCTGGAGAGCTCCATCGAGGTGTGCCCGCACTGCGGCGGCACCGGCCACGTGCGCTCCGCCGCCTCCGTCTCGCTCCAGCTGCTGCGCGCGCTGGAGGAGCAGTTGCTGCGCTCGCAGACCCACAACCTCATCGCCCGCACCCGCACCGAGGTGGCGCTCTATGTGCTCAACCAGAAGCGCGCCCACCTGCGCGAGCTGGAGGAGCGCTTCAGCGTCACCCTGTCCATCATCGCCGACGAGAGCGTGACCGGGCATCAGCCGTTCATCATCGAGAAGGGCGAGCCGGCCGTGCCCGCCCCCGCCGCCCCGCGCCTCTCCACCGTGGTGCAGCCCGATTCCATCCTCCCCGACGAGGACTATCTCGAGGAGGAGGATGAGGAAGGCGTCGAGGAGCCGGCCGAGGCCGAAGCCGATGTCGAAAGTGAGGCCGGGGCTGAGCCCTCCGGCGAGCGCACCGACGAGAACGGCCGCCGCCGCCGCCGCCGCCGCCGCCGGCGGGGCGACCGCAAGGAGGGCCGCGAGCCCGGCGCCGAGGGCGAGGATGAGGAAGATGCCTCGGCCGAAGCCGAGGCCGAGGACGGTGAGGCCGAGGATGACGACCGCTCCGAGGAGGAGCGCGCCGCTGACGCCGAGCGCAGCGACGAGGAAAACGCCGAGCGTCGCCGTCGTCGCCGTGGCCGTCGCGGCGGTCGCCGCAACCGGCGCGAGCGTGACGGCGACGCCCCGCTGGCCGCCGGCGAAGGTGACGAGCCGGGCGAGGGCGACGAGGAGGGCGAGGACGCAGTCGGGGCATCCGTGCCGGTTTCCGATGCGGACGCCGCGGAGCTTTTTACCGCCGGGACTCCCGCTGAGGAGAATCCCGCCGGGGAGATTTCCGCCTCGGAGGCACCCGCTCGCCGGCGTACCCCGGCATTCGTGACGCAGCCGGTCGCCGCGCCGCTTCCGGTGGAAGCTGCGCCCGTGCCCGCCGCAACCGAGAAGCCGGCCGAGGATGAAGCCGCCGTGGCGCCAAAGCCGCGCCGCCGCTCCACGGTGCGCGAGAAGGCGCCGGCGATCCTCTCGTCCGAGGCCGCCGTCGTTCCCGCTCCGGCGGAGCCCTCGGCCGCACCGGCGCCTGCGGCTGAGGCCACGGACGCTTCCGTCTCCGCCAGCGGGGAGGCGCCCGCGCCTTCAGGTCAGGAAGCTGGAACCCGGGAACCGGCGCCCCAGGACACGGCGCCCCAGGACTCGGTGGCCCGGGACTCGGAGGCCCAGGAGTTGGCCAACCGGGAGCCCCTCATCCCGGTTCCCGCCGCCCCGGCGGCGGATGAGCCGCCGGCCAAGCCGAAGTCCGGCTGGTGGCAGCGCAAGCTGTTCGGCGGCTGA
- a CDS encoding MmgE/PrpD family protein, translating into MQAETNPSVHDKPAAIQPLTRDLGAFVAAQPADAIPPAAIAMAKRGIIDCIGVMIAGEQEPPVRILRDTLLAGAGGAADASLLFTEQRVPALLAAWVNGTAAHAHDFDDVGVGMRGHPSAVLAPAVLAAAQALGRSGREALAAYVTGYEVWADLARRDRDYLHLKGWHPTAVFGTVAAAAAAARLHRLDPARAAHAIGISASQAAGLMSNFGSMTKPLHAGQAAHAGLLAARLAAAGFTASADAIEHPRGFLAALSPAGAVDRASPVQAGTRWRIVDGLNIKRYPVCYFAHRAIDAMLLLADDLALAPDAIAAVTVRISRTHAELLHNHQPTTPLEAKFSAEFAMAAAIIARDVGLAELREDFVQRADVQALLRRVAVAPTDEEDPAQPGYAPFDRVEVQLVDGRTLLSPPVRRPQGHAERPLTDAQLGAKFLANLAFSGRTADGARHLLGALEALETLHDLNALPLPPAGAVTD; encoded by the coding sequence GTGCAGGCAGAGACAAATCCTTCGGTACACGACAAGCCGGCTGCCATCCAGCCACTGACCCGAGACCTCGGCGCCTTCGTCGCCGCGCAGCCCGCGGATGCCATCCCGCCGGCCGCCATCGCGATGGCGAAGCGTGGCATCATAGACTGCATCGGCGTGATGATAGCGGGGGAGCAAGAGCCCCCGGTGCGCATCTTGCGCGATACGCTGCTGGCCGGCGCCGGCGGCGCGGCGGATGCCTCCCTCCTCTTCACGGAACAGCGCGTACCGGCCCTCCTCGCGGCATGGGTCAACGGCACCGCCGCCCACGCCCACGACTTCGATGACGTCGGGGTGGGCATGCGCGGCCATCCGAGCGCGGTGCTGGCGCCAGCCGTCCTCGCCGCGGCACAGGCGCTCGGGCGCAGCGGGCGGGAAGCCTTGGCCGCCTATGTGACCGGGTACGAGGTGTGGGCCGACCTCGCACGACGCGACCGGGACTATCTGCACCTGAAGGGCTGGCACCCTACCGCGGTGTTCGGCACCGTCGCGGCGGCGGCGGCCGCGGCGCGCCTTCACCGGCTCGACCCCGCGCGAGCGGCCCACGCCATCGGCATATCCGCCTCGCAGGCGGCGGGCCTCATGTCCAATTTCGGCTCCATGACGAAGCCGCTCCATGCCGGACAGGCCGCCCACGCCGGCCTCCTCGCCGCGCGGCTCGCCGCCGCGGGCTTCACCGCCTCCGCCGACGCCATCGAGCATCCGCGCGGTTTCCTCGCGGCGCTCTCCCCGGCGGGAGCGGTGGATCGGGCGAGTCCGGTACAGGCCGGCACGCGCTGGCGTATCGTGGACGGGCTGAACATCAAGCGCTACCCGGTCTGCTATTTCGCCCACCGCGCCATCGATGCCATGCTGCTACTTGCGGACGACCTCGCCCTCGCACCCGACGCCATCGCGGCGGTGACGGTGCGCATCAGCCGCACCCATGCGGAGCTGCTACACAACCACCAGCCGACGACACCGCTGGAAGCCAAGTTCAGCGCCGAATTCGCCATGGCGGCGGCAATCATCGCCCGCGACGTCGGCCTCGCCGAACTGCGGGAGGATTTTGTGCAGCGGGCGGATGTGCAGGCGCTGCTGCGGCGGGTCGCAGTCGCGCCCACGGACGAGGAGGACCCCGCGCAGCCGGGCTACGCACCGTTCGACCGCGTCGAAGTGCAGCTCGTGGACGGGCGTACCCTTCTGAGCCCGCCGGTGCGGCGGCCGCAGGGCCATGCCGAGCGACCCCTCACCGATGCGCAGCTCGGCGCGAAGTTCCTCGCCAACCTCGCCTTTTCCGGGCGGACCGCGGACGGCGCGCGGCACCTGCTCGGCGCCCTGGAAGCACTGGAGACACTCCACGACCTGAACGCCCTCCCGCTGCCCCCTGCCGGCGCGGTGACGGACTGA
- a CDS encoding tripartite tricarboxylate transporter substrate binding protein, whose translation MKRVLCFGLAMLASALAGAAPASAQSYPAREVRIVVPYPPGGGADYLARAIGDALAKRIGQPVIVDNRGGGNTLIGTEHVVRSPADGYTLLLGSSALAISPSIYRKMPYDALKDLAPIGRIGAVPLLLVANPASGIGSMNDLIAKAQAQPGKVSFASYGSGSAAHLAAELFQFETKVKLLHVPYKGSAPALTDLLAGRVDVMFSTIGPAQPHVEAGALRALGVTSSQPVETLPGVPPIAQAGVPGYEAAGWNALLAPAGTPKAIVERINRELLAILAEPEIREGLVKRGYIVEGSSPAELSALIASDTAKWKKVVQESGAKLD comes from the coding sequence ATGAAGCGAGTTCTTTGTTTCGGCCTCGCCATGCTGGCGTCCGCCCTCGCGGGCGCCGCGCCCGCGAGCGCCCAGTCCTATCCGGCCAGGGAAGTGCGCATTGTCGTGCCCTATCCGCCGGGCGGGGGCGCCGACTATCTCGCCCGCGCCATCGGCGATGCCCTCGCCAAGCGCATCGGCCAGCCGGTGATCGTGGACAATCGCGGCGGCGGCAACACGCTGATCGGCACCGAGCACGTGGTCCGCTCCCCCGCCGATGGCTACACGCTGCTGCTCGGCTCCAGCGCGCTCGCCATCAGCCCGAGCATCTACAGGAAGATGCCCTATGATGCGCTGAAGGACCTCGCGCCCATCGGGCGGATCGGCGCCGTGCCGCTGCTGCTCGTGGCGAACCCCGCCTCCGGCATCGGCTCGATGAACGACCTCATCGCCAAGGCGCAGGCGCAGCCGGGCAAGGTGAGCTTTGCCTCCTACGGATCCGGCAGCGCCGCCCATCTCGCCGCCGAACTGTTCCAATTTGAAACCAAGGTGAAGCTGCTGCACGTGCCCTACAAGGGCAGCGCGCCGGCGCTCACCGACCTCCTGGCCGGACGCGTTGACGTCATGTTCAGCACCATCGGCCCGGCCCAGCCGCATGTGGAGGCGGGCGCCCTGCGCGCCCTCGGCGTGACATCCTCCCAGCCGGTGGAGACCCTGCCGGGGGTGCCGCCCATCGCGCAGGCGGGCGTGCCCGGCTACGAAGCGGCGGGCTGGAACGCCCTCCTCGCCCCCGCTGGAACACCGAAGGCGATCGTGGAGCGCATCAACCGTGAACTCCTCGCCATCCTCGCCGAGCCGGAGATCCGTGAGGGCCTCGTCAAGCGTGGCTACATCGTGGAGGGCAGCTCCCCCGCGGAGCTCAGCGCCCTGATCGCGTCCGACACCGCCAAATGGAAGAAGGTGGTTCAGGAATCGGGCGCCAAGCTCGACTGA